A portion of the Phacochoerus africanus isolate WHEZ1 chromosome 5, ROS_Pafr_v1, whole genome shotgun sequence genome contains these proteins:
- the CENPO gene encoding centromere protein O — MELANTLSQDGESGGGVLAHLERLETQMSRSHKKLEEPQSAQAVESALGTKIRQLRCLRDKLRAEVRHRQARIKASTASVAPDQTLEMSEQDILERRQENLKAILQAYRFTGISGKLTSRGVCVCISTAFEGNLLDSYFVDLVMQKPLRIHHHSIPVFIPLEEIAAKYLQTNIQHFLFILSEYLNAYSGRKFQADRLQSDFTALLAGPLQRNSLCTVLSFTYNVELKGQSFPFGARLLYKDLTTTLPTDVSITHQGMDTLPSTWEEQRAAHESLFFKKPLHQVFTSFARKGDELDVNLAF; from the exons ATGGAGCTGGCGAATACTCTAAGTCAAGATGGCGAGTCCGGAGGAG GTGTTTTAGCTCATTTGGAAAGACTAGAGACTCAAATGAGCAGATCCCATAAAAAATTGGAGGAGCCACAGAGCGCACAGGCAGTGGAAAGTGCCCTTGGAACCAAGATTCGTCAACTGAGATGTCTGCGAGATAAGCTGAGGGCTGAAGTGAGACACCGCCAAGCCAGA ATTAAAGCATCTACTGCCAGTGTAGCGCCCGACCAAACCCTGGAGATGAGTGAACAAGACATTttggagagaaggcaggaaaacTTGAAGGCCATTCTGCAGGCATATCGTTTTACAG GGATCAGTGGGAAACTGACCAGCCGAGGAGTCTGCGTCTGCATTAGCACTGCTTTTGAGGGGAACCTTCTGGATTCCTATTTTGTGGACCTCGTCATGCAGAAACCACTTCGGATACATCACCATTCGATTCCGGTCTTCATTCCCCTGGAGGAGATAGCTGCGAAATACCTACAGACTAACATTCAGCACTTCCTGTTCATTCTCAGCGAATACCTAAATGCTTACTCCGGGCGGAAGTTCCAGGCAGATCGGCTTCAG AGTGACTTTACAGCCCTTCTGGCCGGGCCCTTGCAGAGAAACTCACTGTGCACCGTGCTGTCATTTACTTACAACGTGGAGCTGAAGGGCCAGTCCTTCCCCTTTGGTGCTAGACTGCTCTATAAGGACCTCACAACAACCCTTCCTACCGACGTTTCCATTACTCATCAAG GAATGGACACATTACCATCCACATGGGAAGAACAGCGAGCAGCCCATGaaagtctgttttttaaaaagcccctACATCAAGTGTTTACTTCATTTGCAAGAAAAGGAGACGAGTTGGATGTGAACCTGGCCTTTTAG
- the PTRHD1 gene encoding putative peptidyl-tRNA hydrolase PTRHD1, whose amino-acid sequence MHRAVGPVVLLGRKMAASGAAPQILVQYLVLRKDLSQTPFSWPTGALVAQGCHAATAALHIYRDHPYTAAYLQDLERMRKVVLEAPDETTLKVLAETLQEKNIDHKLWLEQPENIPTCIALRPYPKEEVGQYLKKFRLFK is encoded by the exons ATGCACCGAGCAGTAGGCCCGGTCGTTCTGTTGGGCAGGAAGATGGCGGCCTCGGGCGCAGCGCCGCAAATCCTGGTACAATACTTGGTATTACGGAAGGATCTCTCACAGACTCCATTTTCCTGGCCAACGGGCGCACTGGTAGCACAGGGTTGTCACGCAGCCACTGCGGCTTTGCATATTTACCGCGACCACCCGTACACTGCAGCTTACCTCCAGGACCTGGAGCGCATGCGCAAGGTGGTCCTCGAG GCCCCAGATGAGACCACCCTAAAGGTACTGGCCGAGACGCTGCAAGAGAAGAACATTGACCACAAGCTGTGGCTGGAGCAGCCAGAGAACATCCCCACCTGCATCGCACTCCGTCCCTACCCCAAGGAAGAAGTGGGCCAGTATCTGAAGAAGTTCCGACTGTTCAAGTAA